A stretch of Lathyrus oleraceus cultivar Zhongwan6 chromosome 6, CAAS_Psat_ZW6_1.0, whole genome shotgun sequence DNA encodes these proteins:
- the LOC127095180 gene encoding uncharacterized mitochondrial protein AtMg00860-like codes for MNKYPLLRIDDLMDHLVGACVFRNIDFCLGYYQIRMKPKDIPKTAFRTRLFHSYLDQFMVVFIDDILIYSKSGEEDMEHLRIVLYTLKENQLYAKLSKSEFWLREVSFLGHMISNGCIIVDPTKIDVVLQWETPKSVTEIRSFLGLTGYYRKFIEGFSKLALSLAHLTRNGQAYFWDVHYEESFQELKKKLTSAPVLILPNPSEIFVVYCDASKMGLGDVLINGVRVEDLEELPVWLQISDV; via the exons ATGAACAAGTATCCACTTTtgaggattgatgatttgatggatcatTTGGTAGGTGCTTGTGTGTTTAGAAATATAGATTTCTGTTTGGGTTATTATCAGATTCGCATGAAGCCGAAAGATATCCCAAAGACTGCTTTTAGAACgag ATTATTTCATTCGTATTTAGACCAGTTCATGGTTGTGTTTATAGATGACATCCTGATATATTCGAAGTCTGGTGAAGAGGATATGGAGCATCTGAGAATTGTATTGTACACATTAAAAGAGAACCAGTTGTACGCAAAGTTGTCCAAGAGcgagttttggttaagagaagtgagtttccttggtcataTGATTTCTAATGGTTGTATAAttgtggatcctacgaagataGATGTTGTGTTACAATGGGAGACTCCAAAGTCTGTTACTGAAATTAGAAGTTTTCTTGGGTTGACTGGTTACTACAGAAAGTTCATTGAAGGTTTTTCGAAGTTAGCATTGTCGTTGGCTCATTTGACTCGAAATGGTCAAGCCTATTTCTGGGATGTGCATTATGAAGAGagtttccaagaactcaagaagaagttgacgTCTGCTCCAGTTTTGATTTTGCCGAATCCAAGTGAGATCTTTgttgtatattgtgatgcttcgaagatgggtcTGGGAGATGTGTTGAT CAATGGTGTTCGTGTTGAAGATTTGGAGGAACTACCTGTTTGGCTCCAGATTTCAGatgtttag
- the LOC127097355 gene encoding CASP-like protein 5B3 — MKDFSGTPGTFLGLILRMTQFSFAAASIAFMASAKTPIFFNFTTFCSLMTSMALQSIWSLALALLDVYALVRKKILLNPALICFFAVGDGVISILSLAAASASAGVTVFYFNDTGHNCHFGEECQKYQISVAFAILSWISVSISYLIMLWLLGAT; from the exons ATGAAGGATTTCTCAGGGACACCTGGAACTTTTCTTGGTTTGATTCTTAGGATGACACAGTTCAGTTTTGCTGCTGCTTCAATTGCTTTCATGGCTAGTGCTAAAACACCGATTTTCTTCAATTTCACTACATTTTG TTCCTTGATGACTTCAATGGCTTTACAAAGCATTTGGAGTTTGGCACTTGCTTTGTTGGATGTGTATGCTTTAGTGAGAAAGAAGATCCTGCTTAACCCTGCATTGATTTGCTTCTTTGCTGTTGGAGATGGG GTAATATCAATACTATCTCTAGCTGCAGCTTCTGCCTCAGCTGGGGTTACAGTTTTTTACTTCAATGATACGGGACACAACTGCCATTTTGGAGAAGAATGCCAAAAGTATCAGATTTCAGTTGCTTTTGCAATCTTGAGCTGGATATCAGTTTCAATATCATATCTAATTATGCTTTGGCTATTAGGTGCAACATAG